TCTTCTGCTGAATTTGAGTAGCACTTAAAGTATATTCTCAACTCAAAAGTATTTTTCTTGCTCTTCCAGAGCCTTGAAGTTAGTATATTCTTTATCTCCTTGTCTGACAATGTGAGACAACAGTTCATAAAAAGCAGTGGTGAGTATACATAATACAGATGGTGTGAAACctaggttctttttttcttttttgtttacctAATTTGAAAAAGCACTTCTAACAACAATTCtccttgtttttttaactttatttgcaTGACTCCTTGATTGATTCAACATGTTTTTAAGAAAGTCCTGTTCCCTGGGGCTGCATTACAACGGGGCTAGATGGTCCTCCTGAGACAGAAGCTGAAGTAAACCACACAGGAGGGGAGTAAACAGACATATAGAATAAGCAGACTTTCACTGACCCTGGTCGACATGAAATCCTCCCTAAATGTCAACCAGGCTCAGACTTGCAAATCTAAAATAACCTCATGTGGAGAAGCAGGTCAAACCTTTTTTGGCTAGGAATAGAGGTGCTATTCCATGatttaagaaaaagtttattCAGAAGTTGTACACTAAAGTTTTAGAAATGAATTAAGCATACCGATCTGTAAAGTGTCCATAAAGCACTGGAGATTCTGTTCTAGAAGAAATGAACTACTGTTTCCTGTTTACTGCATTCTGAGCACTTTAAAGAACAAAGTCAGCCAGTAAGATGGGCTGAGGGCACAGGTAAGGAGACGCTGGACATCAAAGAGCCTCTCAGAGTCTGTCAAGGCTCCCGGGATGATCCAGATTCTGGCCACATGATTGAGCCATTCCAACGCTAAATAGGTGGCTCATGGGCTCACCCATCACAGCAGTGAGATTTAGGGGTGCTAAAATATGCTTTGAGAGGACAAACACCAAAGACTGCTGGGGATGCCCACCAGTCATTGCCTTGGTCCTCAAATCACACAACTAATGAGGGTGACTGCTGTTTTGctcaaagcaatttttttttttttttttttttatgttctagGTGTAAACAgctttttgggtgttttttttttttaacatctttattggagtataagtgctttacaatggtgtgttagtttctgctttacaacaaagtgaatcagttatacatatacatatatccccatatctcttccctcttgcatctccctccctcccacccctctaggtggtcacaaaccaccgagctgatctccctgtgctatgtggctgcttcccacaaagcaattttaaaagactagtataaaaagaggaaagggagaatgATGCAAACAAGCAACATCTTGACTACTCTCAGATGACCAGGATCATCAGCAATTGTTAGCAAATATTTAAATGGAGTTTCCCAAATTCATCACCCCAAAACATGCTGTTGACTGTCTGTCTCTGTCATCTCTGCCTTGCTCCCCCACTAGGAGGCTGTGACACTTGTTTAGCTTGAAGGCTGACCCTACACAAATTTTCAAAAGAACACAAGTTTGGTTTCCAGAACCCTACTTTTCACAGGCTATAATTTTGAAGGCAGGCTCTTTGGTCCACAGGATAAAGGGGTTTCCCATACCTCACTGTGCGGGCTGTATTTAGACTGAAACCAGGTCCATGGATGGCATGCTCAGTGTCCATCCTTTTGGCTGGGGTGTTGCAGGACCAATTCCTTTTAGGTGCTGGATGGATTCCAGGAGATTCTCCTCTTTAAGCTCACTCTCCACAAAGGCATTTCTCTCAATGACTTGATTCAGCACTGCTCTGTCTTCCAGAGTAATGATTATGACATACTGCCCTCTCTCCAATCATCACTTGTTTGTTCCCAGCTCCCTGACACATTTCTGTAGTTGTTCTTCAATCACTTTAGTCTATACAGTATCATCCTCTCATGCTCAGATCTCCTGGGAGCCTTCTGAATATTACACTTCAAACTTCCCTTTGGTCATGTCTGCCTCCATATGGAGTCCATTATTTTTAGGCAGAAGGTCCCTGTTCCCAGTTTAATTTGTTCTAGCTGTGTCTCCAGTCCAACTTCATATGCTCAGCTCTCCTCTTGGAATCCTCGTATTCACTACCCTCTGCTTACATGTCATAGCAGAGCTTCCTAAAAGGCTGTGTCTTCCCCCCAGAGCATGAGTCCCCTTTAACAGACAACCAAAAAGCCCATATAAACCAAACACCACGGAAGAAGACATGCCCTTCTTCATCTCACTGTTTCCCATTTAAAGGGACTCTTTTGATAACAGATAAGCATTGTTTTcaaaaacacagaagaaagaatGTGCATGGTTACGGAGAAACAGTAAAGAGATAAATAGAGGAAATGAAAAAGCCCACCCAGAATTTACACAATGCCTTGTCTTTAGTAGTAAGTcttcaaagaagatttaaatagaaTATACATGAAATACTGACCATAGAAATCAAGTTAAAATTTTGCTTTGACTACAATCTGAGTttctaccatttaaaaaatactatatatgCAAAATCTTATTGGTTGGTGACAAATACACTATATTAATGAATCCCAAAGCTAGGTTATCTGTTTGTATATATAAGTCTACTAGATTACATTTTAGCTATAACAGATAAATcaatggttctcaaccctgaTTACATATTAGAATTACCTAGAGAGCTTTCTAAAAATATGCATGCCCAGGCCCACGCCAGACCAATGGAATCAGAATCCCAAGGAGTAGGGCCTAAGCACAGTAAAAGATCATTACAGTATATTATATTCTAAACTTAGGAAAGAGCTTACAGATCATTTAGACCAACTCTATCATTTTATAACAGAGAAACTAAAGCCCAGAGACTCCTGGTCCCCACCTGGTCAGTTGCACTGACACTTAGGGACTGAGCCAGGCCTAGAACCTAAAAGTCTGTGTCCATCCACGCTCCTTCCTTCACCCTGACTCATTCGTTTGTTAATATattcattcaggaaatattttgagAGCCCATTATGTGTTAAGCCCTAGATAATAACACCTGTTGCCATTATGGAACATTGCTGGAAAGaatccaaatgtccaccaactggtgagcagataaacaatacaatgaaataatattctacaataaaaagaaataaactactgatacaaTCGACAAAGTAGACGAATCTTAAAAACACTCTgctacgtgaaagaagccaggtgCAAAAGACCATGtttatatgattacatttatataaaatgcccaCAAAAGGCAAATCTGcagtgacagaaagtagattagtggtttcctgGGGCTTGGAATAGGAGCAGGGGTTGGCTGAGAATGGACAGGAAGGATCTTAtacagggtgatgaaaatgttctaaaactggagtgtggtgatggttgcacaactcaaAAAATTCACTAAAAATCATTAAGTTGTTCACTTACAATGGGTAGTTTTATGGCCTgtaaattatctcaataaaacttaaaaaaaaacccacaaaaacctggggcttccctggtggcgcagtggttgagaatctgcctgccaatgcaggggacacgggttcgagccctggtctgggaggatcccacatgccgcggagcaactaagcccgtgagccacaactactgagcctgcgcgtctggagcctgtgctccgcaacaagagaggccgcgatagtgagaggcccgcgcaccgcgatgaccagtggcccccccgcttgccgcaactagagaaagtcctcgcacagaaacgaagacccaacacaaccaaaaaaaaaaaaaaaaaaaaacaacctgctGTCATTTATTAAATACTATATAACAGAAATTTGTACTAGGATTTAAACAGTACTACCCTCAGTGATATGCtcataaacttttttaaaacaagttaacTAATACAAAGACTGTTTAGCACACAATTTACAATTAATGATACAATACATAAGACTATTTATTATACTTCAGTATGACTTGCCATTTTTTGCAAAATCCACtcagtttttataattatttcaccAACAATAGTGTCACAAattcaaacaataaataaatgcttgattTCTCTCTAATACAGCAAGGAAGTTGCTCACGTTATTGACCAAGAGTGTAGTTCTGACATGAATGTTGGCGGAGATTTTGTTTACATTAAGGACAAAAGTGAAACAATGAAGATGTATGCCAAAACTTCACTTGTTTTTCAATGATGTAAGCGACTTTTTTGCTGAAATAATGAGAGTtgtcaaaaaatgaaagaatatttcctcagttggggggagggggtattGACAATGTGACAGCCCCAGACATGAAACATTTTAAGTTTAATCTTCATTAACATTTTTACTATTACTTTCTTAAGTCTGGAGACAACCAACAATAATTCAAGCCCTGCTTTGTAGCATTTgacaatttccatggtgtaaatattcccaccatggctggtttcaagttaccaacataccactgaatgcagagttgggaagaAATATGCAGTATCATACCACTAACCAGTATTTCCACATACACATACAATAGACATAAATAATCTTACCAGCAGAGCTAAGAGTAAAACAATTAGAAAGAGATGAGTTTCAAGTTTTTTAGCCTTTGTTTCTAACATAATTTAACTGTAAATTTatggaatttaatttttaaatgaattcgtGAAATTTTAACAGTGGGCACTCATCAACTGGCTCTAGCACACAACCAACCGACTGCCCGTTTTAccagtgagaaaactgaagctcagagaggcagtCACTAACTAGCCCTGGTCACACAGCACAGTGCCACCCAGGTCGGTCTAATTGCAAACCTTCTCCCTTCCACCTTGCCTCTCCTTCAAATGTAGCTGGTGACCGACCCACACATCAACACCCAAACACTAACGTCAATGGATTGGTCATTTGTTGGATAACCATTGCTTTCCTTTCCAATAGGTGGAATGGGAACTCTGTCCAGGGcaggaggaagaaataaaaggaaagagcaCATCTACCCGACAGTTCTGCTCAGGACATGGCAGGATCCGACCCTTCCCGAGACTTGGCTGGGTCAAGATTCAGCAACCAGCAATCGTGTGACAACTGGTAGAAATGATAGATCATtgcgtggtttttttttttttaacatttgtcaTTCAGTATTCCTTTTCACACATTTTCACTATAGTTACTGAAAACGTTATTTAAGACTTACCTTAGAGGTCACAGCAAAGGCCAagtattaaaaatcaaataagttTCCAAGAGAGAAAAAGGTTTCAGGAGTAAATCATTTAGTTCTCCACACAAATACTCCTTGGCCCCCGGTCTGGTCCACTCCTTCTCCACGGTACCATTTTCAAATCGGCCGCCTCTGCCTTCCTTGACTGCTAATTACTGGGGCCCGGTTGTGACACTGCCACATCCCAGCATCACATCTCCCTTTTCAGTCAGCTTTTCagtcagaaatattttaatgagCGTCCTGACGCCACATAAGATTGCTCAGGAACAATCTGAATTTACATTGTGGAGTTCCACTACAAAGTGCTTTGAAACGTTTTAGGCAGAGTAGGTTCCAGGCAAAAAGCGCTGTCCCGCCCAGCACCTCAAGACCTCAAGTGCGCTCACCAAACCGGCGGACGCCGGCGGTGCCCGCGCGGCGCAGCTTCTCCCGCCAGAGCCCACAGCACATGCGCAGTCAGACCCCCCCCTGCGGCCGCTCAGCTCCGCCCCTCGGAGACGCCGGGTTCCCTGAAAGGCACAGAGCGTGGAGACGCTCAAGCGCGGGCTGCAGCCGCGCAGGCGCAGTCGGGGCGCCATCGCGGAGCCAACCAGTTTTCCTCTCGCGGGTACTGGGTCGTTGGTTTGCTAAGTGCAGTTGGGCCCGGCAGGTGCTGAAGGGTTGGGGGTCGTGGACCCCCCGCCAGGTCTCAGCAGCACGGAGGTGCAGGCTGTCGCCGAGGGCGCGGGGCCGGGCGCCGCTAGCGGCGCGCTCCGCTCCGgggcccccgcccctgcccccggcCAGGCCCGGGCTCCAGCCCCCGTCCCAGCCGCGGCCTCGCAGTTCACCCTGCTGGTGATGCGCCCCTGTGGAGGGCCGGACGAGGCTGTGGCCGAGGGCGTCCTGCGGCAGGCTCCGGACCTGGGGGGCAGCGCCGGGGCGGGCAAGCCCGTTCGGTACCTGTGCGAAGTGGCTGGGGATGgcgaggaggaggtgggggaagacGAGACAGACCTGCTGGACACTTCGGACCCCCCGGGGGGAGGCGAGAGCACGGCTAGTTTGGAGGATCTGGAGGACGAGGAGACCCACTCTGGGGGAGAGGGCGGCAGCGGTGGAGCCCGGAGACGGGGCAGCGGCGGGGGCAGCATGAGCAAGACCTGCACCTACGAGGGCTGCAGCGAGACCACGAGCCAGGTCGCCAAGCAGCGCAAGCCGTGGATGTGCAAGAAACACCGCAACAAGATGTACAAGGATAAgtacaagaagaagaaaagcgACCAGGCCCTGAACTGCGGTGGGGCCGCCCAGGCTGGCAGCGCAGGAAACGTCAAACTTGAGGTATCAGCTGGGgtctgggggagtgggaggtggaaAAAGAAACCCCACTCTGGCCGCCTACCGCCTCCCAGATGCGCCAGGTTGCTGTGGCTGGACTTGTGGCTGAGAGTTAATGAGTACTTGCCCTCAAGTACAGTTTATACAAACATATGCAAAGCCTGAACGGTTCTGGTGCATCTTTGTGAGAGATGAATAAATCTCAATGAAAATGATGTGACATGTCAGCAAAGCTGTCGTTTCAAATATCTGGGATATGGGCTGGAAGGGCAGATAGTAAATGATTGACCTGATTCATCACTAGAGGAGCAGGCAAAGAGACTTAGGAACCTGCGTGAAATTGGTACTTTGGAGAAGATAATCTCTTCCTGTTTTCACTACTGTATTCTCGGTATCCTTTTCTTAGTATACCTATTTTTAGTACCCTGTTCTCAGTACCCCTATTTAGAGTACTCTTTTAGTGTTCTTAGTGTTATTTTCTCAGTTAAACCTATTCTCAGTTCTCTGTTTTTAGTACTCTGTGCTTAGTACTACTGTGTTCTCAGTGTCCTGTTCTCAGTTGATATAGTCTTAGTATCCCAATTCTCAGTAAATAAGCCACTTATTACAGAATAAAATAGTCATTTGTCCCTCTGTTTGTCCCAAACGTACCCATTCACTTCAGAATTCTTTACAGAGAGAGGAGATAATATACTTCTTTTCAAGAAGGAAGTATTTTACCtgtagcaactttttttttttaattgcccagCATTTACATCTACAGTTTGAGGAAAATGTACAAAAGGCAAATAGATACTGAATTCGAatctctccctccacccacccacaaAAAGAACCTTAATAATTTTCCTATTCTAAAATAATTTGCATGATTTTTTTAGGGAAGAGAATTAATTGCTATAAGCAACAAATAATAGCCATTTATCTTACAGTATGGGACACTTTACCAGTTCTGAGGAATCAAGAGCTGTAAGTCTTTGTTGAACTGAGTGTAAAGAAAATAACTAACAGGGACAGGCAGGATACATTAAGGGCCAACTGTGTACAGTGGTGCTTTAGTAGTGGAGAGGACAGATCGTTGTAGGCTAAGATATTCTAGAAAGGCTTTGCAAAGAAAATACAACTCAGTATAAGCCAGAAAGGACGGCTAATAGTATGTGCTTAATCAGCTAAGTTTcttaatgtgccaggcactgtgctaaactgTAAATGGAGCCTCACACCCTTCAGCAATGAGATAAGTACTATATTTTACATACGTggaaccgaggcacagagaggttaagtgacttggccTAGGTCATGCAGCCAGCAAGTACTCAAACCCAAGCAATCTGGTTCTAGAGCCTTCACTCTTATCCCCACACTATACTGCGTCCCTAGAATTTTGGtgatgaaaagaaagagaatacattttaataaaggaAGGGAAGTGGGAATACAGAAGTCACTTTTGGGAAGGCAGCAAGGGGACCATTCTAGCTAAAGCAGAATATTTATGtggaaaattcacaaaagatAAATTTAAGAGTTTGAAGCCAATTTTTGTATGATGTTGAATGCCAGGCAATGGATTTTGAATTCGGAGTCTTCAAAAGAAAGTTCCTAGTTAGGAAGTAACAGGGGCTCCTACTCTGATGGGGTGGATTAAAGTCAAGAGCCTATAGATTTAGAGATGTTTTAGGAGATGATTATAGTAGGACTGGTAGGTGGTGATGGGGTCTTCTGCCACAGTGTGAGCAGCAAGATTGGAAATTAAggtatttaaaaatcagtatttctTACACAAATCAAGGTTAAATgagaaacaaatgtatataatatttagtcGATGTATCTAAAAATTATGCTGTGTGAGAGACACATAAAGGAACCAGAGATGAAAGAACTGACCTGTGGGATTGATCATTATCATTAGATATCTAAAAGGCTATCATTTGGAAGAAGCAGTAGACTTATTTTGCATAGTTCTGGAGTAACCAGGACTCTTAGGTGAAAATCAGAGGGGTTATGTGTTTCAGCTCAACCTAAGTAAACGCTCCCTACATGTTAGATATTCAAAACCAAATAGGATGCTTCAAAAGTTGGTAACTCCTTAGGACAAAAAGTgttgaaaatttttgaaaagggAATTCCAACACTTGTAGAAGTTTGAACTAGATGACTCAAGTTTATTTTCACTACAAGCTTCTGTGATTTTGTGTTATTAACATTCAGAATGTACACAGTGCTGTGTGTGAGGTTGTGAGAATGTAGGCTACTCCACCATCAATTTTGGCATCCCATTTCTTGTGTAATAAAAATGAAGCATAGTCCCATAAGTAGTTAATCctatggggagagaggaaggaaaaaattatttttgttttctctgggtattaGATTCctctttttacacttttttatatTGTGAGGCTTAAAATGTTAAGggattgaacattttttttaacatcagatTGATAAACTTCTCATAgtgaaagagataaagaaagggagTATTCTAATAGACAACTCAGAGGACATTAGAAAGAAggtcaagagaaaaaaacagcTTCAATAATAACCAAAATGAAGAGCAGAATAAGAGTGAATTCATACGTGCCATGGCTTATGTGACTTTATATTTAGTCAGAAGTTTTGGATGTGGTCAGTATTGTATCATGGTTTTATAAGAGTCAGAATGTTTCAGTGAACTAACATTTTGTTAGCCAGGAAAATTGTATTTAAGATTTTATCAGGTCAGTGGGGATACATAGTTGGTAGTAAGCGCTGCTGATTTTGTTTGAGGAAGGATGTCTCAAAGAGTATGGTGTCATTTTAGGACTTGCCTGTTTTGTCTACACCAGTGGCAGGAGATTACTAATACCAGTGCTTTCCAGTCTTTTCAAAGCcagtttgtcatttttctcctggtGACTTCCAAATTTTGAAATCTTTGTGTATCAATTGCTTCTTTGAGTAATATTTTACTCCCCCTCCCCTTTTGCTGTTGTtaatttgtttgttgttgttttgttgggCAAAAAACTATCAAGAGTGTTGCATTAGCACTACATAAATGGCCTTTGAGTTCATATATTCCATCCAAAGGCAGGCCAGCTTTGGTTTGACCTGGATAGCTTTATCTGAAGAGAATGTTCAGTTTCCACTTGGCACTTTTTTGTAATATTGAAAATCGCTCACAAATGTTAAAATAGGTCCCCTTCCCCTACCCTACCCTACTATTGATTTTTGAGACCTTCTGGAGACTGAAGAGCCCAGGTTGGAAgtcctggagggagagggagtgagGCATGTTATATAAAGTTAACTGCCAACACTTTGCCTAATGACTTAAAGAGGGACTTTCTCAAAGGCTCCCAGGAACTgggcaagaaggaagagaagcaaaGACCTGTTCATTACATCATCGAAATGCCTCTAATCATGGATTATTATATCAACATTTAATCctatttgcatttttatcttttatcccAGGAAAGTGCAGATAATATACTCTCCATTGTTAAACAGAGAACAGGATCTTTTGGGGATCGACCTGCAAGACCTACTCTTTTAGAACAAGTGTTAAATCAGAAAAGACTGGTAAATATCTGTTTGTAAAGTAGTTACAAATCTAACAGAAGTTGTTTGTTATAAATGGAACTATTTAGCTTCTGagatcttaaaatttgttaaaCTGGTCATCAGAATAGaattgtgggggcttccctggtggcgcagtggttgagaatccgcctgccaatgcaggggacacgggttcgagccctggtctgggaagatcccacatgccgcggagcggctgggcccgtgagccacaattactgagcctgcgcgtctggagcctgtgctccgcaacaagagaggccgcgatagtgagaggcccgcacaccacgatgaagagtggcccccgcttgccacaactagagaaagccctcgcacagaaacgaagacccaacacagccaaaaataaataaataaataaatttaaaaaaaaaaaaaaaagaatagaattgtGCCTCTGCCAGTACACGTTGGAATCTCATAAAgacaaaattacaaaaaaaatataatttcactacataaaaatgaatattgtAGTTAAAAATggtggtaaaaataaaaatgcaaacttGAAAATAACATATAGGAAAAACATTTGCAACAAATATGTAAAAGACTGTGGTTGGTATggttgacatttttatcacacagGTGAGGAAAAAATTTTGGCCTCAATACATtgcaaaaaaatataaacagaaaaaagcaGAATGCTTCCCTTATATGatatggaaagatatttcatatCAGTAAAAATCACACAATAAACAGTACAATAAGTGAAAACTATTTAAATGGTAACACTCAGTGATGTTGAGGGTTACATGAAAGGGACTCATTCTGCTGATGGCATCTTGTATTAGGACAGCAGTTTAGAAAGCACTGGGCGGTCTGTATCAGGAGTCCTTAAAATGGTCATCCCTTCACTCAGAAATCATACTTACTGGGAAGACATTCTcaggaaacaaatcctaaatATGGATAAATTAAGCATAAGGATATTTGCCAGAAATGTTTTTATCACAAACAGTAAAATGGTAGTTTAAACAACCTCAATGTCCAACTGTCTCATATCAGCTAAGTAGACTTTAGTACATTTACTTAATAAAGGTTGGGCAgtctttacaaa
This portion of the Eschrichtius robustus isolate mEscRob2 chromosome 18, mEscRob2.pri, whole genome shotgun sequence genome encodes:
- the RFXAP gene encoding regulatory factor X-associated protein, with product MTRPGLVRGVEARPQRAFWLLAASASVNEFKPRLPKDFDLLALYTGKGSLYIAWAAGTDHFRQSRFQAKSAVPPSTSRPQVRSPNRRTPAVPARRSFSRQSPQHMRSAEGLGVVDPPPGLSSTEVQAVAEGAGPGAASGALRSGAPAPAPGQARAPAPVPAAASQFTLLVMRPCGGPDEAVAEGVLRQAPDLGGSAGAGKPVRYLCEVAGDGEEEVGEDETDLLDTSDPPGGGESTASLEDLEDEETHSGGEGGSGGARRRGSGGGSMSKTCTYEGCSETTSQVAKQRKPWMCKKHRNKMYKDKYKKKKSDQALNCGGAAQAGSAGNVKLEESADNILSIVKQRTGSFGDRPARPTLLEQVLNQKRLSLLRSPEVVQFLQKQQQLLNQQVLEQRQQQFPGTSV